The following are encoded in a window of Sutcliffiella horikoshii genomic DNA:
- the cydD gene encoding thiol reductant ABC exporter subunit CydD, with translation MTDLKTIAKSHRGTRVTLILIAILTGATVIGQAYFFVTIVDRVFLRGHTFQEILPFLGGLLVVLAARAALTYWSGITGVKLAAKVKRDFRIALLQKFSNSPVQASLKGQSGQKVSVMMDAVDEIDPYFSRYVPQVMQSSIIPIMILIAAFSQHVNTGLIILITAPFIPIFMIVVGLKTKKKSEEQMDKLNAFSGTFLDTLQGLTTLKLFGRSAKQQKTIENSSLSFRDATMEVLRIAFLSSLMLEFISMLAIGLIALEVGLQLVVFENVTFFTAFFVLVLAPEFYLYLKELGSAFHTGRGSMGAAKKVTDELAEEENPIEWGDASFQKVHGPPALQLNNLGFRYGDQGFTIENISVDIPPYTQLALIGRSGAGKSTLLNLMAGLIRPSEGEVLVDGKPLYEYEEKTWFDQVSYISQNPYLFSGTIADNIAIGGKAEATQEEIRDAAEKAGILSLIESLPEGFETKIGEGGRGLSGGEKQRLALARAFLKKPSVILFDEPTTGLDLQTERILQASMKELAKTSTVITVAHRLHTIKQADTILLLDSGRLVAQGKHDELVEAVPAYREMVSVQQGGSAG, from the coding sequence ATGACTGATTTAAAAACGATCGCTAAATCGCATAGAGGCACAAGGGTGACGCTGATCTTGATTGCCATCCTGACAGGGGCAACGGTTATCGGGCAGGCGTATTTTTTCGTCACTATCGTAGATCGAGTCTTCCTAAGGGGCCACACTTTTCAAGAAATCCTGCCATTCCTGGGTGGCCTCCTGGTAGTATTGGCTGCACGAGCGGCCTTGACCTATTGGAGCGGCATTACTGGAGTGAAGCTTGCTGCCAAAGTAAAGCGAGATTTCCGGATTGCGTTGCTGCAGAAATTTTCCAACAGTCCGGTTCAAGCTTCCCTGAAAGGTCAATCCGGCCAAAAGGTGAGCGTGATGATGGATGCGGTGGATGAAATCGATCCGTATTTCAGCAGGTATGTGCCACAAGTCATGCAATCGAGCATCATACCAATCATGATCTTGATTGCGGCATTCAGCCAGCATGTGAATACAGGTTTGATAATACTAATCACAGCGCCGTTCATTCCCATTTTCATGATTGTGGTAGGCTTGAAAACTAAGAAAAAATCAGAAGAGCAGATGGATAAACTGAATGCTTTTTCCGGAACGTTTCTTGATACGTTGCAAGGGCTCACGACGTTAAAGCTTTTCGGTCGCTCAGCCAAGCAACAGAAGACGATTGAAAACAGCAGCTTAAGCTTCCGTGATGCAACAATGGAAGTGTTGAGAATTGCATTTCTGTCTTCGTTGATGCTGGAATTCATTTCGATGCTTGCCATTGGTTTGATCGCACTTGAAGTGGGCTTGCAACTTGTTGTTTTTGAAAATGTTACGTTCTTTACTGCTTTCTTCGTATTGGTATTGGCACCTGAGTTCTACCTGTATCTGAAGGAACTTGGAAGCGCCTTTCATACGGGACGCGGAAGCATGGGAGCAGCGAAAAAGGTAACAGATGAGCTGGCCGAGGAGGAAAATCCTATCGAATGGGGAGACGCTTCATTTCAAAAGGTGCATGGTCCTCCTGCATTACAATTGAACAACCTTGGCTTTCGTTATGGAGATCAAGGGTTTACCATCGAAAATATATCAGTGGATATACCGCCATATACGCAGCTTGCTTTAATTGGGCGTAGTGGAGCAGGAAAATCAACACTGCTCAATCTGATGGCAGGATTGATTCGTCCGTCAGAAGGGGAAGTGCTGGTGGACGGAAAGCCGTTATATGAATACGAAGAAAAAACGTGGTTTGACCAAGTCAGCTATATTTCGCAAAATCCGTATCTTTTTTCAGGAACAATTGCCGATAACATTGCGATTGGCGGGAAGGCGGAAGCTACCCAAGAAGAGATAAGGGATGCTGCGGAAAAAGCAGGTATCCTATCGTTAATTGAATCTTTACCAGAAGGTTTTGAAACGAAGATCGGAGAAGGTGGGAGAGGTTTATCTGGCGGTGAGAAGCAGCGATTAGCGTTGGCGCGGGCCTTTTTGAAAAAGCCGTCGGTCATCCTGTTTGACGAGCCAACAACAGGTCTGGATCTGCAGACGGAGCGTATCTTGCAGGCTTCTATGAAGGAGCTGGCGAAAACGTCGACGGTTATTACGGTTGCTCACAGATTGCATACGATTAAACAGGCAGATACCATTTTACTGCTGGATTCCGGGAGATTGGTCGCCCAAGGGAAGCATGACGAGTTGGTCGAAGCAGTACCGGCTTACCGTGAAATGGTGTCTGTCCAGCAAGGAGGGAGCGCAG